Genomic segment of Pochonia chlamydosporia 170 chromosome 1, whole genome shotgun sequence:
TAGAATTAGCAGGATCATTGCTTGCACAATCTCGGCATCGAGCAAGCACGTTgaaggccgaggaggagatAGCCAGACAATATGCCTGTGCTAATATTGCCTGTGACCGGTTCGTATTTTACAATTTCGATTACACATACGATTGCTGATACCTCTTTAGCCTCAAAATTACTCTCGACCTGCCTCCCATCGAACCTCGTCCCCCAATCCCCCCTCGCATTTACAAGAGACTATATACGCACTTAGACAATATCCTTCCAAATCCCACATCAACGCCCAAGTCAACACGGACTCGAACTCCGAGCTCAAGGCAGCGCGATAATGGCACTCCGTCAAAGTCGGAAACGCGTAAGCTACCATCAAGACAAACTCCAACAAAGGAGGCAGCCTTGGCTCAATTTCGCACACCTTCAAAGAATGGCAACGCTTCAACAGTAAAGGCAAATGCTCACGACTCACAAAACTCCAAGGGCCATGTGCATTCTTGGATACAACCGGTTATTAGATTTATGTGTGCTGAGTCGGATCACAAACGACTGGCACCTACAGTGTTCGCTGGCATGGAGCATATTCTCAAACCCGACGGCCGACCAACTGAGGATAAATGGGTGATCCAACACGTTACTGACCTGGTTGCTGCCGTGTACTTTTTCGTCATTATGCGTGTCAGATCAATTACATCCGGCGCCAGTATCGACCGCGAAGGCTATGTGCCTCTGCGAAAGGAAattcttgctcttctcacAAAGGCCAGTCAGGAAGCCGCAGTTCCCGAAATGGAGGGCCTTGATGCATGGAAGGGCTGGCATGACATAAAATCGAGAGATTTTGACGCAGCCGTGGCTAAAATAAACGAAAACGACTGGCTCTCTGGAGACTGGTATGATGGGATTGTCGATGTACTCAACTCTACCACAAAGGCGGACCTTGACGTGTCGGACGACGGGCTCGAGAGCTCAGAGGCTCCGTTGCCGACGCGACGTGCAGACACTATGCTGCAAGAACGCTATGACTTGCTGAGTGAAGCCAGAAAGTCTGACTACATTGCATGGCGTGATACCATGCTCACCAAAATCGGACAAGCAACACCTGTGGAAAGTGTAATGGAGATTGATACCTGATGATGCTCCTGAGGAAATAATCCCAATTTGGAATAAAATCTTTGCGTATTCCAGCACGAATATTTTATTACAGTACCTAAGCCACCGCAAGGCTTATTTTCCGCTGGGAATTTTCACTAGTAGCcgtccttcttttcctcggACTTTGGTCTCCCACCCTCATCAGTACCGCCGCCTGGGTGCCAGTGTGATGCGACTGTCACTTTACCGTTGTAGTTGGTAGTTGTATCAATTCCAACCGTGATCCAGAGGAGAAGGCCGTCcttgacatcatcaccaagccGCGTGTACTTCATGAATGGGTCATAGTCCGCGGTCGCGTGGTCTCCCACCCACCGATCTTTGCTGTTGTCCTTGAAGGGCTGCTTATTGAGCGTATACGGTGCATTCTTTTCAACTGCAGCAATAAGAGACTGATCAAAGTACGTCTGTCCAATGTGCGAGACAGTGCCGCCTCGAAAGGTTCCGTTTGGAAGAATAAGGGCATCTTCAGTcgacatgacatggaagTGGTTGGTTCGACCGGTATAATGACCTGGGAAGATTGTGCTGAATTGGACAACTCCGTCCTCGTCAGTCTTCTGAATTCCGCGACCAAAGTTGGTCTTTAGACCACCCTGTCCCTTTGCCGTCACCCCAGAATAGACACCCGTTGAGTTGGCATGCCACAGATCAATAATGAGGTCAGAGACGGGCGCGCAAGTATTGATATCAATGAACTGGAAATCCAAGTGTGAGGCGACGCCTGGTTCACCGTCGGTAATGTTCCTTCGAAAGTATTCGCCTTCCACATAATATGGTCCGACGATGGTCTGTGGAACAAGAATACAACTGGCGTTGGAGCCAAAGATGACTTCCAGAGGTGTACTGAGGTTATAGCCTTTGTAAGACTCATCATGAGACAGGGTAAGATACTTTTCAAGCTCCTTGGCTCCTCGGCGCTCAGCATCTTGTGGATTTACGTCAGCAACTATTCTAAAAGAGCACATTGAGGCAAGGGGTGGCTTCTCACGGGTCTTGAGTCCATTCTGTACACGCAGCTC
This window contains:
- a CDS encoding origin recognition complex subunit 6 (ORC6) (similar to Metarhizium acridum CQMa 102 XP_007806413.1), encoding MSRQIEQALLSLMPTYGSDLPPSLVELAGSLLAQSRHRASTLKAEEEIARQYACANIACDRLKITLDLPPIEPRPPIPPRIYKRLYTHLDNILPNPTSTPKSTRTRTPSSRQRDNGTPSKSETRKLPSRQTPTKEAALAQFRTPSKNGNASTVKANAHDSQNSKGHVHSWIQPVIRFMCAESDHKRLAPTVFAGMEHILKPDGRPTEDKWVIQHVTDLVAAVYFFVIMRVRSITSGASIDREGYVPLRKEILALLTKASQEAAVPEMEGLDAWKGWHDIKSRDFDAAVAKINENDWLSGDWYDGIVDVLNSTTKADLDVSDDGLESSEAPLPTRRADTMLQERYDLLSEARKSDYIAWRDTMLTKIGQATPVESVMEIDT
- a CDS encoding extracellular dioxygenase (similar to Metarhizium acridum CQMa 102 XP_007806414.1), with protein sequence MLSILTAALALTATVYGHAETAEAEKFQMETLRRIAAHSKRSLASCANSPAAVALRARAVARRAAWADELRVQNGLKTHAERRGAKELEKYLTLSHDESYKGYNLSTPLEVIFGSNASCILVPQTIVGPYYVEGEYFRRNITDGEPGVASHLDFQFIDINTCAPVSDLIIDLWHANSTGVYSGVTAKGQGGLKTNFGRGIQKTDEDGVVQFSTIFPGHYTGRTNHFHVMSTEDALILPNGTFRGGTVSHIGQTYFDQSLIAAVEKNAPYTLNKQPFKDNSKDRWVGDHATADYDPFMKYTRLGDDVKDGLLLWITVGIDTTTNYNGKVTVASHWHPGGGTDEGGRPKSEEKKDGY